The Sphingobacteriales bacterium genomic sequence TAACCGACAGCAAAGGCTGTTGGGCAACAACTACCGTAAATGTTCCGAACGCATCGGGTCCCTCGCTCGACAATATAACGGCAACACCTGCCACCTGCGGCACAAACGAAGGTACGGCAACTGTAACAGTAACCGGCGGCACGCTACCGCTAACCTATATATGGAACACCACCCCTGCGCAAACAACAGCTACCGCTACAGGGCTGGCACCCGGAACCTACACGGTAAGCGCAACAGATGCCACAGGTTGCCAACTTATTGCAACCGTTATTGTTGAAGGCATAACACCTGACTTTACTTTAACCTGCGGCATGATAACTGAAACCAGTATAGAATTTAAGTGGACTGCTGTTTCGGGCGCAATAGATTTTCAGGTTTCAATAGATGGTGCGCCGGCCTTTACCTTGCCCGCCACAACCCTTAACTACATCGTATCGGGGTTGGCAGTTAATACTACCGTTTCGTGCACCGTAACCGCTACCATGCCAAGCACCTGCGAAGCAGGCAATACACATACCGTTGAATGTACTACCAACCCTTGCCCACCGCTAACGCTCGATATTACCGGATGGAAAGCCGAATACTGCAATACCGATGAGGTGGCACAGTTTGTAGGCTTACCCGCAGGCGGTACTTTTAGTGGGCCGGGCGTTAGCCCATCCGGATTATTTGACCCGGCAATGGCAGGTCCCGGAACGCATACTATTGTTTACGATTATATCAGTCCGTTAAATTGTCCTTACGGCACCTCAATTACGCTTACCGTTTACGAAACACCTACTGCTATGTTTGCCGATGTACCAATTATTTGCTTGGGCGATGTTGTTTCTTTTGAATTTACAGGCACTGCTGCTGCCGATGCTACTTATAACTGGAATATTGCAGGGCAAAATTACACCGGACAAGGCCCCCACAACGTAACCCCTAACGAAGCAGGAACACTTCCGGTAAGCCTGACAGTTGATGTGCATGGTTGTTCCAACTCGTATGATGCTACCTTTAGCGTATCGGATGCAAGTGTTAAAACCATAAACGATACTACTATTTACTACGGCGAACAAGTTATACTAAACACCGTAGGCGCATCTGTTTTAGAGGGTGAACTAAGTTTTGAGTGGGATAATGACTTAGAAACCCCCAAACATCCGCTAATACCACTTTCAGAAAGTATTGCCGGAAGTACAGAGCAAAGCCCTGTTATTACGCCAAGTGCAACAGGTGTTTACTATGTTTTGATGGAAGACGAATACGGTTGTAAAGCGGCTGATACCGTTAAAATTACCGTGCTGCTTACCAATACCGTAATTGTTCCAAATGCTTTTTCGCCAAACAACGATGGCCTAAATGATATATTCCACTTAAACGGATACAATATAGATAAAGTAGATTTGTTTATTTACGACCGTTGGGGGAATAAAAAATTTGAAGCCTTGCAAATTCCATACACCGATGGCTGGGATGGTTATTACAAGGGGGGTCATTGCCCATTAGCTGTTTATGTTTATCATGCAGTTGTGTATTTTTATGATGGCACAACCGAAAAACGCAAGGGCAATGTTACTTTAATCAGGTAGCTTTAAATTGGTTTGCCAACATAAAAAAGCGCAGTACTGACTAGGAGTGGTATTGCGCTTTTTTATATTTGGTGGCTTAATGGACATTTTTTAGGCTAAAAACCTCCGAAAGCATTACTATTATGGTAGTGTCTAAAAAAGTGTGTAAAGTTGAGGTCGTGTTTAACAAATTTGCCAATAGTTATGCCCAATCAAACTTAGCTTTTAAACTTAATAGTTGTTTAAATGTTTCATTACACAGGCAATGCCGCCAAACAAATATAATTTAAAAATAAACATTATGAAAAAAAAATTATAGGATTGTTTCTCGCTGTTTTGATGGTGAGTTGTTCTGTGCAAAAAAACAAACTTGACATGGCAAAAAATTTAACCGGAAATTGGGAACTACAAACACTGAATGGCAAAGCCGTTCAACAGGCCGAGCCCTTGAGTATTGCATTTTCAACAGATAATGAGGTTTATGGCTTTGCCGGCTGCAATAGACTATTGGGTAAGTATAAAATGAGCAGTAAAGGCCAAATTGATTTGAGCCAGTTGGGTGCTACACGTATGGCTTGCCCCGAAAGCCAAATGAAAATAGAGGATGAGTACTTAGAAGCGTTAAAAAATGCCCGATTTACCCAAATTCAAAACAAAATACTTACCTTAAAGGATAAAAACAAAAAAACATTGGCAACATTTAAAAACACCAACGAAGCCGAAATAGTAAACAAATATTGGAAGCTTGTTGAGTTAGATGGGCAAAAAGTTTCGATGAAAGAAAATCAGGAAAGAGAACAATATTTTATGCTAAAAAGCGACGGCACAGTCTCCGGATTTGCAGGATGCAACTATTTTAACGGCACTTACACTCTGAAAGAAGGAATGCGGTTAAAATTTGAGGAGAATATGGCCCTAACCATGAAAGCATGTCCGGATATTGAGGAAAACGAAACCGAATTTTTAAAAGTTTTTACCCTCGCCGACAATTACACAATAGCCAACGACAAACTTTCTTTGAACGTAGGAAGACGTGCACCTTTGGCAGTTTTTAAGGCCATCTATTTTAACTAATTTAATTATATTTGTTTCTTCCGGAGGATAGGGGTATTTGAGCTGTTATTTTTGACGGTTTATTCCGGACTGAAATTTTAGCTACTAAGCCTGTCAAGTTGTACAATTATCTTCCGGAGAGATAGTTGGCCTACACCATTTTTGTCGAAAAATTGCAGGGCAAAATAGTTTGCCCTAAGCACATTATATTTTTGTACCTTTGTTTGAGTTGCCGCAACAAGAGCTAAAGTCAGAGTTGGCTCAGTATGGGGCGTGCAAACTTAACGTCCGGCCCTCTGAAATCCGCTCGGCGTAAAATTCTATGAATACCAAGGCACAATTAATTACCAAATAATTATACCCGTATGCTTATAGAAAGAAATGAATTCCGAATTAAATTTGGCAAAATGAAAGATGCCAAAGCAGTATGGCTCGAAATAATCAAGCAATCGAAGCCTGATGATAGCGAGGTCAAAATTAGGTTGCTGACAGACCTAACCGGACCTGCCTATACATTAGTTTTGGAGATAGAACTGAAAGACTTTGAACAACTTGGCTTACAAATGCAAAAATGTGTGCTGAAGTCTAACAGCCGGGTTACCGAGCTATACCGGCAATTTGCCGAAATATGCGAAAGCTCAGAACGTATTTTGTATAATGTCGAATACCATGACTGAGTATAAACCAAATTTTTTTGCGCTGTGAAATGGCAATTCCGGAAAAAACTTTTACCGGATTTACTACTCGATTCAAGTTAAACCCATTCAACAATGTATGTATTTTGCCTACATACGCGGGCAGGTTTGGCACAGCATTTTATCTTCAAACATATATCACATTTTTTATAACCATGCGACTAATAGGGCTTGTTGTTTTATTGTTTTGTTATTCGTATTGGATATTACCTGCGTGCTTATGGGGTATTGAAGACTTACGCTTGGTAAACGCCTTTCATGCCGACCAAATAGGGTATGTAGGTGTTTTAAAAACATGCTTAACTAATAATACATTTTATTTTCATGCGGTTTACCACGGGCATTTGTATTTTAATACCTGCTTAGTGCTTTTAAATACATGGGCGTTGTTTACCCAATTGCCACTAACCGACACACAAATTTTAATAGTGCTTCGTGTGGTGCCCTTTATTTATTCGATTAGTTGCTTGTTGTTTATTTATTATATGGCAAAAACTTATTGGAAGGGTGTATTGGCATATACTGTGGCTGTTGCCTATTATTCTTTAGCTCCAAAGGTATTATTTACTTTAAATACTATTGCCTACCCTGATACCATGTTGTTATTTTGGTTGTTAGTTTCGATGCACTTTGTTATTAAATTTGCAACATCTAACCTTCCTATAACCAACAACAAATTTATGCTATCTTTTTTTGCTTCGATTGCAGCAGCAGCTATGGCTTTTGCGGCAAAATATAGTGGTTTATTGATGTTTGGTTTTGTGCAGTTGTGGTTTTTATTGATTGTGTTTTGGAACTACAAGATAGCTGACGATGGAAAATTGACTTCAGTAAGGTTATTTAGGGCTTGGATAACTATGCTTTTAGCTTTTTGTTTAATTTGGGCAAGCGCTGATGGTAATTATTGGGCAAGCAAATTATTTAGTAGCGATGGTTTTATTGAAAACCCAAATATTAATCGTTACATTGTTTTAACTCAGTATTTGACTGCAACCATGGCTGGTTTTTTTCTTGTTATATTATTTATGGTCAAAGGTAGAACAACGAGAGGCAAACAAATAATTGTTGCCGCCAATGGTTTGTTTTTGGGTTGGGTGGTTTTTTCCGGATTATTTTTATTAGCTAGCCCATACACTTTAAAAGGTTTACAATTTGTAAATGGGTTGGTTTTACAACAATCCATAACAAACTCCGGATGGTTTACCGACCCAAATTTAACACCAAGCGGTTGGTATTGGTTACATTTATTAACCAGTAATCAATTATTGGGTGTAATAGGCAGTATATTTTTGTTGTTGGCAACGATTAAAACATTGTTTATATATTACAAAAATCGGCAAATAACCCCACAGGTAGTTATTGTAACTTGGATTTTGGGCGTTTTGGGCTATTTTATAGTTTCTATTCGCATGTACGAAGCGCGATATATAGCAATTATTTTGCCATTTGCTGCCTTATTAATAGGATATTTGTTTGACGCTAATGCCAACAGGCAATTTACATATTTCAAAAACCAATGGTCAAACTTAGGATTATACGTTTTTTTGACGGTTTTTTTAGTAGTAGAAATTATAAATATGCAAACCCAAGTGCAAATGTTTTTAGCCCGCACTACCGAAAGCCCAATTGTGAAAATAGGACAGTTTTTAGCGCAAAATTTCGATGCCGATTGCCGTATTTATGGCGACGGAAACGCCTATATCCCTGCTAAATTTCTACACTATAAAAAAGAAAACCACGGCAATTTTAATCAAATGCTTCAATTTAATCCGGATATAGTTTTGCTAAACCATCAACGTTATCGGTATTTTAGCAAAGCTAGCGATAGTACACAACTACATATAATACCTGCTCAAGCCTTTTTAGCAGTTCATAATTTTTACCAACATATAACCAATTCAACCAATTTTAAGTCAATTTATAAAATCAATGAATTAGAATTATACGAAAAAATTAAATAAAATAATAAATAAATACGCTCTTTGCCTACGTCTATAGGTGGCCAAAAAAAGAAGGGAAAATGCTGTATTATTTGTGCCTATGCCCCCAAACAAACGAAATAATTGATACCCCAACTACCTGAAAAAGATTTCTCGTTTTATCCGAACTTTTTAGCTCAAAATTGAATTTTCTTATTAGAGAGGATAGCTAAATAAACAACTATAAAATGATTTAAAAATCCAATTTTACGGGTAGCTATATAATACGGATTAGATAGAGACGATTTTGATGTTTTTCGAACAGAAGGGTATTAGTTTTGTCATTTATCCGGAAAATAAAATGGTTTTTATGTTCAAATAATAATGGTGTTCACCTTTTTAGGAAAAAGGGTGAGATGGCTGGTTTTTTATCAAACTGAAAACGAAACGATTTTTTTTTAATTGCTTTTTTACCTCAATTTTTATTTGTAATTTTAATGTAAATTTCAAGTTTATCTCATTTTATTAACCAAGTTTTTTTTCTAACCATAAACCTAACTATCCAATGAAATTACTAAAACAATTTTCGCAACTTACCGTTGCACTTTTACTACTTTTAGTTGTTTTTACCTTCCCAAGTTGTGATAAAGACGACCCTATTCCTACAACATTAGGCGATTTAGATGCGACCCCAGGCGAAATGGTAGTCAATACGCCTACCGTTGTTACCACCCATATTCACGTTCCGCCCGGAGTAGCTGTGGCGAACAATATTTTAAAATTGGCAAAAACCGATGCATCCGGAAACACTACTGAAGTTGGCGAATTGCTCGATAATGGCAACTTAGCCAACGGCGACGAAATTAAAGGCGACAATATATATACCGCCAAAGTAACAATTACCGAGTCAACTTCAGGCGAAATAACCTTAAAAGCAACCGGCGAAATTACCAATTCTAAAGGCGATAACGAAGCTGTCGAGTCGAAACAAACTAAAATAAAAGTGTATAGCGACATCAAAGGAGAAGATATGAAAGCTCTGCTTGATATACAAAACAATATGGCAGACGAGTTAACCAATTATCTTGGCGGCAGTCAAAACAACGCAGAAAGCGCTATTAACCAACTGCTTAGCTGGATTCAAAGCCAACCCGAAGTAGAATCGGCAACCTTAACCAACGGAGGCGATATTGAAATTAAATACAAATCGGGCTTAATGGGCGGTGCAATCATTTCTTTAGAAGACGAAAACGGCTATGTTGATACCCGCGGCGGTATTTCCGGATATTCAAAACTGGCACAAACAAGCAGCGATAGGGGCTCTACAGCCAAAATTCCGGTTTCGCAACAAACGCGGGGTAAAAACTACGTTGGCAACGGCACTTTTTCGGGCAAAACTATGGAAGACTTTGACCCAAATACCATCGGCAATCGCAATGTGTTTATATATGCGCCCTACGAAGCTTCGTGGCAAAACAATGAGCGCCCGCACATTATCAACATTTTAGACAGCCTTGACTGTGGTGGTTTTCAGGTTACAGCCTACACCAACCAAGAAGCCGATGTAGCTAAAATAGCCGAAATGACGAGTTATGGAATGGTGGTTTTATCTACCCACGGTTCAGGAGGTGGTAAAGCCGTTTTAACTGGCGAAATTGCCGACACAACTGCTGCCGCCTACCAAACTTATAAAGCTATGCTTCAAGGAGATAGCCCTAAAATGGGCATTTCGATGAATATTACCATCAGCAAACAGGGCAATGCTATTAACAGGAAAAACGTCTATAAACTATATGCATCCTACATTTCGGGCTTAGCCGGCACCTTCCCCCAAAGTGTTATTTTGGCTAATTTTTGCGGCAGCGACCAAACCCCTCCGCTGCGCGATGCCTTTATTGGCAAAGGAGCAAAAACTTATTTTGGCTATACCGAAAGTGTAAATGGCGGCTTTTGCGTAACGGTTGCCAAAGACGTGTTTACCACGTTGGCCAAAAACAATAAAACTACCAGCGAAGTAAGTAAAATAGGCGCTACAGACCCTGTTACACCTTTTGCTACCTTCAGAATACAAGGCTCGGGCACTATGAAATTTGCAACCGAGTTGGTAAACAGCAATTTTGAGAAGGGAATGTTAGGCTGGACAAAATCGGGCGACGGAAGGGCAATCAGTCAACTGGGTTATCTCGACTCTCCCGAAGGCAGCTATATGGGCATTATTTCTACCGGATTGGGTTATACTGTCAGCTCAGGGCGCATTTCGCAATCATTTATTGTGCCTGCTAATGCATCCGAACTTACCCTGAAATGGAATTTCTTCTCAGAAGAATTTTTGGAATACATCGGCTCATCTTATCAAGACTGGTTTGAAGTGATTATTGTAACCAAAGAGTTTGGCGAACACGTATTAATCAGTAAATCTGTAGATGGAGTAGCAGCAGAATATGGCGCTGCATATCCGGATATACCCGGCAACTTAACCAGCGTTTCTCCGGATATTGTATTTGACCAGGGCGGCGTTTATATGACCGGATGGGAAACCTCTACTTTCGACATCAGTAATTACAAAGGCAAATGTGTATCCTTGGTTTTGCGCTGTAGCGATGTGGGCGACAGCATCTTCGATACCGCCGTATTGATTGATGAAATTGCGGTTAAATAAACTGCAAATGTAACAATAAGCTCATTTTATAGTCCATAGGGTGGTATAAATGCCATCCTATGGATTTTTACAAATTTTATTTTAATTTTTAAAACCTTCAAACCATGATAACTCGCCTTGTTTTAAGCCTGATAATAATTAGCATGTGTAGTTTTTGCATTAATTCAAAGCCTTCGCCCAAAACCATATCGAAAAACCCTCAATTAATGGAAAACAAATCTGAAAAAACGATAATTCGCGCAATTCGCTATCAGAACGGAAATGCTAAAGGTGTGGTTTTTGACCAAAAACAGGCAGAAAATCTTATTTCGATTGCCCTTAAATTGTTAGAAACTGCCGAACCCATGCGTGTTCATTTAGAGGAAGAAGAAATGAAATCGTTGAAAAATACAGCATCCGGATTTGAAATTTTCTTCTCTCCTGCGCTCGAAACAACGCCCAATACTGCGCGGTTAAGTAAAATGCTCTTTTTATTGGAGGGTAATTTTTCAAACCAGCCCAAATCGCCCAATGCCCTTTTCTTTGTAGCCTTAGACGACGACAACCAATACATTCAATCGCCGTATGCAGCCCAAAACATGGCCGAATTAGTTAAATCATTAGACAATATGCTTAAATAACCGATTGCTATAACATATTTAACGTAGTACAGAAGTGCAACGAGTTAAATGAAAGTTGAAACCCACCACCTAAACAACCTAAAAATTGCCGAACTTATTTCGGAAGAAATAATTATAAAATCTGTTGAAGATGGATTACAACTGCTTGGAAATTTATATTACCAAGGTTTCGACAAAATTATCATCTATAAGCAGAATATAACCCCTGCCTTTTTTGACTTAAAAACCAAAATTGCCGGCGAGCTACTTCAAAAATTTACCCAGTATAAAATGCCCTTAGCTATTGTTGGCAATTTTACAAAATATGAAAGCAAAAGTTTAAACGATTTTATTTATGAAACCAACAAAGGCAGGCAAATTAATTTTGTTCGCACACTTCCGGAGGCAATAAAAATATAATCAAACAACTTATCCGGAGCATTAAAATAAAATGCCCTAATTTTGCAGCAACGCTTTCAGCAAGGCAATATCATGGCAAATAAATTATACTGCTACCTATTTAAAAACGGGCCGAATTGGCTGTTCGTGTTGCCATTTTTGTTTTTGGTAAGTCAGGCCACGGGCAATAATTTTTTATCGCAGCAACTTGCGTACAGTAGGGTACAGGCAGCACAAACCAACACCGATGCCTATTGGCAAAACATTTTTGCCCAAAAAGGCTTAGTTTACCCCCCTAAAAATTTATTTATACGGGTGCTAAAAGCCGAAAAACGCCTTGAACTATGGGTAAATAATGAGACGGATGGTAACACCGCGCAGCCTTATGCGCTGCTACAAAATTATCCTATATGTAAATTAAGTGAGCCATTAGGCCCAAAACGCAAAAAAGGCGACAGTATTACCCCCGAAGGGTTTTATTACATAAACCAGTTTAATGCCTTTAGTAAATATCATTTGTCGTTAGGTATTAATTACCCCAACAACTTAGATAAGCTCCAAAAAACAGCACCCTCGGCAGGTGGCGATATTATGATTCATGGCAGCTGTGCCTCATTAGGTTGCATGGCTATGACCGACAAAAAAATAGAAGCCATTTATTGGTTAGCTGCCCAAGTACATGCCCAGGGAAACCGCATTCCGGTACATATTTTTCCGTGCCGGATGAGCAGTTTTAAAACTAATATCTTACAAAATATTTATCAAAACCAACCCGAACTATTGGCTTTTTGGCAAAATCTAAGTGCCGGATATAAATATTTTGAAACCCACCACTTATTGCCCAAAATTACAATTGAAACAGAAACCAAGCAATATGTCGTCGCAATGCCGCAGTAAAAAGCCATTTATACCCATATTTTGGGGGCTGTTAGCTTTTTTTGGCTGCTGGCTGCTGTACTGGCAAGCTTGCGGTATTTATAATAACCCGTTTGGGCAGGGATATGGCGATATAAAAAATAATACCGACTCTTTGACCGATAGTGCTGCTGAAGACTCGTTGCTTTTTTCCGGAACAGATGAAAACGATACCGCCGCAATGGCAAACGCAGTATCTAATTCAAATATAAAACCTAAAGGGTTTAAAGGGCAGGTACGCTATTTTTTTGCCTGTTTAAAAGCCAATAATATCAACGAAGCTAGCAAATACAGCACCGAGTATGGCTTGCAAAGTTTGCTTGCCTTAGACCTAACCGAAATAAATAGCTATAAATTATCGGGGTTTGAAACGATTGGAAATGTTGGAAAAGTATCGGCTACCTTAAACAACAAAACCACCGATACTACACTGTTATTTGTTTTTCGATTAGAAAACAACGACTACTGGAAATACTTAGGGCCAAGCACCTGGACGTGGTAATAAATACACCTCAGATTTGACCTATAAAATCTAAAATATTAATGCCTGCCGCAGGTTTGTTTTACTCTAATTTTTGTTGCTCGTTGTAATTGAGGTTAAGTTCGCTGGCAATTTTACCCACCGTAGGAAATTGTAAGGACATTAGCACAAACACAACAGCAAAAAAATACAAAAACAAGGTGTTTTTAGTGAGCAAATAAGCGATAATATTTAAAAAGCCCGGCGACTCTAACAATGCTAACCTAAAAATGAAGGCCGTCCTCCAATTAGCCAATTTGTCTTCAAGCGGTGCGTTGCGGTCTATTTTGCGGATGCGCTGTGCAGGCACTACCCAAGCGGCCATAACACTAAAAGCAGTAAAAGCGGGCACCAAATAGGTAAATAAATGGGTTGTTTGAGGTGCAATGCCGGCTTCTATTGGCATAAAAAAAACAATAACCGCAAAAAGAGCTAACCCCAATAAAATGGCAATAAATATAAATTTAATATTAATTGTACTATAATTGTTCACAGATAAAATTATAACTTAAGTTCTTAGTTTGATTTTAGGAAATGCACAGGCAAATATACCGATAATTTAAAAGCAAATAATTTGGAATGCTTTAAATTTTCTAAAATCGCCTCTGGCGCTGCTTTTTATCCGGATATTGCCTTTGATTAGCTCAAAACTTCAAACATCAGGCAAAAGCACTTGCAAACTGGTCAAATAAATAAAAGCCAAATACTAAGTTTGCCATTTTACCCGTACCTTGCAAGGGTAAAAATAAACGCAAATTAATATTGTTAAACCAACTAACTAAGTGTTATGCACTTGGCATTTGTAGTTCGAGGGCTTATTTTAGGGGGCGTTTCGCGGTTTATAACCAATGTGTTAGCCCAAATAGCCCAAATACCAACCGTGCAATTAACCATTATTGGCGATGGACAAAATTACAACGCACCCAGCAATGCCAACCATGTTTTGGCCAACAAGTATATACATAAATTACAATTCGATTATTGGCATAGCTATCAGTTGCTAAAAAAAATACAACCTCAGGCGGCAATTTACCCAAGCAATGTAATTCCTTTAAACCATTTTGGGCTGCCGCATAAAAAACTAAACGTAATGCATGACTTGGGCTATTTCGAGCCAAAAATTAACGCCTATCCATTTTTAGACACCCTTTTTATGCGTACTTTTATGCCAATTTCGTGCAAAAAAGCTAATACCGTTTTAGCAGTATCTGAATTTACAAAGCAAGATATTGTGCACCGTTTTGGCCTAAATCCTGATAAAATTGTAGTGATTAACGAAGGTGTTGAGCCAATTTTCCGGATAAAACCAAATCCGGAAACACTTCAAATTATACAACAAAAGTATCAAATACACCACCCATTTTGGTTTTATGCAGGCTCAATAAGTCCACGCAAAAATTTACTGCGCCTTTTACAAGCATTTCAAAGCATTATGCACCAAATCCCGCACCACTTATATATTACCGGCCTTATTGGTTGGGACATAAAACCCGTAATGGATTTAATAGAACAGCTTAAACACCGCGTTCATTTGTTAGGCCATATACCCGAAACTGAGCTTCCAGGCTTTTACCATTTAGCCCATGCCTATTTGTACCCATCTTTATACGAAGGTTTTGGTTTGCCAATTTTAGAAGCCCAGGCTGCCAACTGCCCTGTAATAACAGCAAACACAACCGCTTGCGCAACAACCGCCGGCAACAACAGTGCTTTGTTGGTAAATCCACTTTCGACTGCCGAAATAGCGCAGGCAATGCTACAATTAGCTAACAACGAGCAATTACGCCAGCAGCTAATTTTATCCGGCCAAGCCAATTTGGCTAAATATAGTTGGTTTACTACTGCCCAAACAATGGTAAATGCGGCTGCAAACTAATACCTTTATTTAAAATTCAGTCTTAAAATACTTTTTCATTTTCAAAAATAAAGAATGCACTTATTAAGTTGGTTCGCCAAATTTTTGCCGCTGCGCTGGTTTGAAAATAAATATTTAACACGTGCTACGGCAACCGCCGCTACGCAGCCCTTTTTTATACAAGGGCACAGAGGCGCACGCGGTTTACTGCCCGAAAACACCCTGCCCGGCTTTATCTATGCGTTACAAGCAGGCGTAAACTGGCTCGAATTAGATGTGGTAATTAGTGCCGACAAGGAGGTGGTAGTATCGCACGAGGCGTGGATGGCGTACCATTTTAGCTCGCATCCGGATGGGCGCCGCGTAACTCCTCGCGAATCAAAGCGCCTCAACTTGTACAAAATGACGTACCAGCAAATTTCTCAATTCGATGTGGGGCAACGCGGCCACCTCGATTTTAGCCATCAAAAGCCCTACCCCGCGCGCAAACCGTTACTTAGGCAAGTATTGGCAACCTGCGATGCTTGGTGCTTACAAAACAACCGCCCTTTGCCGCACTACAATATCGAAATAAAATCGAGCCCGGCTACCGAGGGCAAATACCACCCACCGCCCACCGAGTTTGCCCGCTTAGTGGCACAAATAATTGCCCAAAG encodes the following:
- a CDS encoding META domain-containing protein translates to MAKNLTGNWELQTLNGKAVQQAEPLSIAFSTDNEVYGFAGCNRLLGKYKMSSKGQIDLSQLGATRMACPESQMKIEDEYLEALKNARFTQIQNKILTLKDKNKKTLATFKNTNEAEIVNKYWKLVELDGQKVSMKENQEREQYFMLKSDGTVSGFAGCNYFNGTYTLKEGMRLKFEENMALTMKACPDIEENETEFLKVFTLADNYTIANDKLSLNVGRRAPLAVFKAIYFN
- a CDS encoding choice-of-anchor L domain-containing protein, translating into MKLLKQFSQLTVALLLLLVVFTFPSCDKDDPIPTTLGDLDATPGEMVVNTPTVVTTHIHVPPGVAVANNILKLAKTDASGNTTEVGELLDNGNLANGDEIKGDNIYTAKVTITESTSGEITLKATGEITNSKGDNEAVESKQTKIKVYSDIKGEDMKALLDIQNNMADELTNYLGGSQNNAESAINQLLSWIQSQPEVESATLTNGGDIEIKYKSGLMGGAIISLEDENGYVDTRGGISGYSKLAQTSSDRGSTAKIPVSQQTRGKNYVGNGTFSGKTMEDFDPNTIGNRNVFIYAPYEASWQNNERPHIINILDSLDCGGFQVTAYTNQEADVAKIAEMTSYGMVVLSTHGSGGGKAVLTGEIADTTAAAYQTYKAMLQGDSPKMGISMNITISKQGNAINRKNVYKLYASYISGLAGTFPQSVILANFCGSDQTPPLRDAFIGKGAKTYFGYTESVNGGFCVTVAKDVFTTLAKNNKTTSEVSKIGATDPVTPFATFRIQGSGTMKFATELVNSNFEKGMLGWTKSGDGRAISQLGYLDSPEGSYMGIISTGLGYTVSSGRISQSFIVPANASELTLKWNFFSEEFLEYIGSSYQDWFEVIIVTKEFGEHVLISKSVDGVAAEYGAAYPDIPGNLTSVSPDIVFDQGGVYMTGWETSTFDISNYKGKCVSLVLRCSDVGDSIFDTAVLIDEIAVK
- a CDS encoding DUF4180 domain-containing protein; this translates as MKVETHHLNNLKIAELISEEIIIKSVEDGLQLLGNLYYQGFDKIIIYKQNITPAFFDLKTKIAGELLQKFTQYKMPLAIVGNFTKYESKSLNDFIYETNKGRQINFVRTLPEAIKI
- a CDS encoding L,D-transpeptidase family protein, with amino-acid sequence MLPFLFLVSQATGNNFLSQQLAYSRVQAAQTNTDAYWQNIFAQKGLVYPPKNLFIRVLKAEKRLELWVNNETDGNTAQPYALLQNYPICKLSEPLGPKRKKGDSITPEGFYYINQFNAFSKYHLSLGINYPNNLDKLQKTAPSAGGDIMIHGSCASLGCMAMTDKKIEAIYWLAAQVHAQGNRIPVHIFPCRMSSFKTNILQNIYQNQPELLAFWQNLSAGYKYFETHHLLPKITIETETKQYVVAMPQ
- a CDS encoding glycosyltransferase family 4 protein; this translates as MHLAFVVRGLILGGVSRFITNVLAQIAQIPTVQLTIIGDGQNYNAPSNANHVLANKYIHKLQFDYWHSYQLLKKIQPQAAIYPSNVIPLNHFGLPHKKLNVMHDLGYFEPKINAYPFLDTLFMRTFMPISCKKANTVLAVSEFTKQDIVHRFGLNPDKIVVINEGVEPIFRIKPNPETLQIIQQKYQIHHPFWFYAGSISPRKNLLRLLQAFQSIMHQIPHHLYITGLIGWDIKPVMDLIEQLKHRVHLLGHIPETELPGFYHLAHAYLYPSLYEGFGLPILEAQAANCPVITANTTACATTAGNNSALLVNPLSTAEIAQAMLQLANNEQLRQQLILSGQANLAKYSWFTTAQTMVNAAAN
- a CDS encoding glycerophosphodiester phosphodiesterase yields the protein MHLLSWFAKFLPLRWFENKYLTRATATAATQPFFIQGHRGARGLLPENTLPGFIYALQAGVNWLELDVVISADKEVVVSHEAWMAYHFSSHPDGRRVTPRESKRLNLYKMTYQQISQFDVGQRGHLDFSHQKPYPARKPLLRQVLATCDAWCLQNNRPLPHYNIEIKSSPATEGKYHPPPTEFARLVAQIIAQSEAAPRCLVQSFDFSVLIALNKINPHQRLGLLFTYPQKLWKTLTQLPFKPYSVAIYYPFIVKTMVQNLQKRAILCFAWTVNNPRTAKHLRQMGVNSLITDYPDKIQEACHLIKHNK